From Rudanella lutea DSM 19387, a single genomic window includes:
- a CDS encoding 3-oxoacid CoA-transferase, producing the protein MKQVPVIDSQTAADLVKEGDVLLQGGFGMTGNPVHLMHALAERGTGNLTFVGNNTGEAGLGGGRLLRNGQIRKMIGSFFTSNPDAVKAAQSGQVAYELLPQGTLAEAIRAGGAGIGGFYTPTSAGTPLAEGRETKVIDGVEQVFIKSIRGNVAFIRAWRADTAGNLQYRMTENNFNKAMATAADLVIAEVEEIVPVGAIAPEHVHTPGCYVDYLVQATLTLEDLGSSASVSSSKKVDEVRMNMARRALAELKKGDVVNLGIGIPTLVADLITDEHGIIMHTENGMLGVGPVPADGGGAMDYPVNAGKIPVTALKGSSYFDSADSFAMIRGGHIDVAIMGGLEVDEQANLANWAVPGKPLLGVGGAMDLAKGAKRLIITMTHINPDGSSKVVPQCTLPLTATGVVDMIITDLAVFAFPDGQLTLIDLMPGVTLDDVRAKTSATFNERLSN; encoded by the coding sequence ATGAAGCAAGTACCAGTAATTGATAGTCAAACAGCCGCCGACCTGGTTAAGGAGGGTGATGTGCTCCTGCAAGGCGGCTTCGGTATGACCGGCAATCCGGTTCACCTGATGCACGCCCTCGCCGAACGGGGCACCGGTAATCTGACCTTTGTGGGCAACAACACCGGCGAGGCCGGTCTGGGCGGAGGTCGGCTGTTGCGCAACGGACAGATTCGGAAAATGATCGGTTCGTTTTTTACGTCGAACCCCGACGCCGTTAAGGCCGCCCAAAGCGGGCAGGTGGCTTACGAACTGCTGCCGCAGGGAACCCTCGCCGAGGCCATCCGGGCCGGTGGAGCGGGTATCGGCGGTTTTTACACGCCTACATCGGCCGGTACGCCGTTGGCCGAAGGCCGCGAAACCAAGGTGATCGACGGTGTGGAGCAGGTGTTTATCAAAAGTATTCGGGGTAACGTGGCGTTTATCCGGGCCTGGCGCGCCGATACCGCCGGGAACCTGCAATACCGCATGACCGAAAACAACTTTAATAAGGCGATGGCCACGGCCGCCGACCTGGTAATTGCCGAAGTGGAAGAAATTGTGCCCGTGGGTGCTATTGCCCCCGAACACGTACACACGCCCGGCTGCTACGTCGACTATCTGGTGCAGGCGACCCTCACGCTCGAAGACCTCGGTAGCTCGGCATCGGTATCGTCGTCGAAAAAAGTAGACGAAGTTCGTATGAACATGGCCCGGCGGGCCTTGGCCGAACTGAAAAAAGGCGATGTGGTCAACCTCGGCATTGGTATTCCGACCCTCGTGGCCGACCTCATCACCGACGAGCACGGAATTATCATGCACACCGAAAATGGCATGTTGGGCGTGGGTCCCGTACCGGCCGATGGCGGTGGTGCGATGGACTACCCCGTCAACGCGGGCAAAATTCCGGTAACGGCCCTCAAAGGCAGCAGCTATTTCGACAGTGCCGACTCATTTGCCATGATTCGGGGGGGGCATATCGACGTGGCCATCATGGGCGGTCTGGAAGTAGACGAGCAGGCGAATCTGGCCAACTGGGCCGTACCGGGCAAGCCGTTGCTGGGTGTGGGCGGAGCCATGGACCTGGCCAAAGGAGCCAAGCGGCTGATCATCACAATGACCCACATCAACCCCGACGGATCATCGAAGGTAGTGCCCCAATGCACGCTGCCGCTCACAGCCACGGGCGTTGTCGACATGATCATAACCGATCTGGCCGTTTTCGCTTTCCCCGACGGGCAACTCACCCTGATCGACCTGATGCCCGGCGTAACCCTGGACGACGTTCGCGCCAAGACGAGCGCAACATTTAATGAGCGATTGAGTAATTGA
- the pcaF gene encoding 3-oxoadipyl-CoA thiolase: MDSFIIDAVRTPIGNFGGSLSPVRADDLAALPIRELLLRNPNIPADAIDDVILGCHNQAGEDNRNVARMALLLAGLPYTVPGETVNRLCSSGMSAVVHANRAIKAGDGDLFIAGGMEHMTRGPWVISKTSKPFGNDAQMFDSSFGWRFVNPKMHELYGTDAMGVTAENLAELYNISRDDQDLFAYHSQQKAAQAQQAGRFAEEIVGVPILVKKGPATVFDADEFIKPQTTLEVLAKLKPAFRKEGGTVTAGNASGLNDGAAAMLLASDEAVRQYKLTPKARIVASAVAGVEPRIMGIGPVPATRKALQKANLTLDQIDVIELNEAFAAQSLACTRALGLADNDPRINPNGGAIALGHPLGMSGTRIIQTAALELAKTGKRYALATMCVGVGMGYAIIIERV; encoded by the coding sequence ATGGATTCATTCATCATCGACGCCGTCCGGACGCCCATTGGCAATTTTGGGGGTAGTTTGTCGCCCGTTCGGGCCGACGATCTGGCGGCTTTACCTATACGAGAACTCCTGTTGCGCAACCCAAACATCCCGGCCGACGCCATCGACGACGTGATACTGGGTTGCCACAATCAGGCCGGTGAAGACAACCGTAACGTGGCCCGCATGGCCCTGTTGCTCGCTGGTTTACCCTATACCGTACCCGGCGAAACCGTCAACCGGCTCTGCTCATCGGGCATGTCGGCCGTGGTACACGCCAACCGGGCCATCAAAGCCGGTGATGGCGACCTGTTTATTGCGGGCGGTATGGAGCACATGACGCGCGGCCCCTGGGTTATCTCCAAAACCTCGAAACCTTTTGGCAACGACGCCCAGATGTTTGATTCGAGCTTTGGCTGGCGGTTTGTGAACCCCAAAATGCATGAGCTGTACGGGACCGATGCGATGGGCGTAACGGCCGAAAACCTCGCCGAGCTGTACAACATCAGCCGCGACGATCAGGACCTGTTTGCCTACCATTCGCAGCAAAAAGCAGCCCAAGCCCAACAGGCAGGCCGTTTCGCTGAAGAGATTGTGGGGGTTCCGATTCTGGTCAAAAAAGGCCCTGCTACCGTGTTCGACGCCGACGAGTTCATCAAGCCCCAAACCACCCTCGAAGTGCTGGCGAAACTGAAGCCAGCCTTCAGGAAAGAAGGTGGTACGGTAACGGCCGGCAATGCGTCGGGCCTGAACGATGGCGCAGCGGCCATGCTGCTTGCTTCCGACGAGGCCGTTCGGCAGTACAAGCTCACGCCCAAAGCCCGAATTGTGGCCTCGGCCGTTGCGGGTGTGGAGCCACGCATCATGGGGATTGGGCCCGTACCGGCTACCCGCAAAGCCCTCCAGAAAGCGAACCTGACCCTCGACCAAATCGACGTCATCGAGCTAAACGAAGCCTTCGCGGCCCAATCACTCGCCTGTACACGGGCACTTGGCCTGGCCGACAACGACCCCCGCATTAACCCCAACGGCGGAGCTATCGCGCTGGGGCACCCGTTGGGCATGTCGGGCACCCGGATTATCCAGACGGCCGCGCTCGAATTAGCCAAAACTGGCAAACGCTACGCCCTCGCCACCATGTGCGTAGGCGTAGGTATGGGCTATGCCATTATTATCGAGCGCGTGTAA
- the fbp gene encoding class 1 fructose-bisphosphatase — MLIHQERITGRSNASQNGELAMPVGTTLDRYIMRRQNDFPYATGELSQLLRDIALASKIVHREINRAGLMDIAGSAGSGNVQGETQQKLDVIANIRFIRALKNGGEVCAIISEEDDDIVHTGNVNARYVVAIDPLDGSSNIDVNVSIGTIFSIYRRITPVGTEATEADFLQGGRCQIAAGYILYGSSTLLVLTSGAGVSGFTYDNSLGEYILSHANLRQPPIGTIFSCNDGNVDDYPAHVQAYLSDCRRRRFTGRYIGSLVADFHRNLIKGGIYLYPPTVKSPNGKLRLLYECYPMAFIVEQAGGRATNGHESILDVAPISVHQRSALYIGSAAMVDEL; from the coding sequence ATGCTCATCCATCAGGAACGAATTACGGGGCGGTCCAATGCCTCCCAAAATGGCGAGTTGGCCATGCCGGTGGGCACCACGCTCGACCGGTACATTATGCGTCGGCAAAACGACTTTCCGTACGCAACGGGTGAGTTGTCGCAGCTACTGCGCGACATTGCCCTCGCCAGCAAGATTGTCCACCGCGAAATTAACCGGGCGGGGTTAATGGATATTGCCGGCTCGGCGGGGTCGGGCAATGTGCAGGGCGAGACCCAGCAGAAGCTCGACGTTATTGCTAACATCCGGTTTATCCGGGCCTTGAAAAATGGGGGTGAGGTATGCGCCATTATCTCGGAAGAAGATGACGATATTGTGCATACCGGCAACGTGAATGCCCGCTACGTAGTGGCTATCGACCCGCTCGACGGCTCGTCTAACATCGACGTAAACGTGTCTATTGGGACTATTTTCTCCATTTATCGGCGGATAACACCCGTGGGGACCGAGGCCACCGAAGCCGATTTTTTGCAGGGCGGCCGGTGCCAGATTGCCGCCGGGTACATTCTGTACGGCTCATCGACCCTGCTCGTGCTTACGTCGGGCGCGGGTGTGAGCGGCTTCACCTACGACAATTCCCTGGGTGAGTACATCCTGTCGCACGCTAACCTGCGGCAACCACCGATCGGGACTATTTTTTCGTGCAACGATGGCAACGTCGACGACTATCCCGCGCATGTACAGGCCTACCTGTCCGATTGCCGCCGACGGCGCTTCACAGGTCGGTACATCGGCTCGCTCGTGGCCGATTTTCACCGGAATCTGATCAAGGGCGGCATTTATCTGTACCCGCCCACGGTGAAGTCGCCCAACGGTAAGCTGCGGCTTTTGTACGAGTGTTACCCAATGGCCTTTATTGTCGAACAGGCCGGGGGACGGGCTACCAACGGGCATGAATCGATTCTCGACGTTGCCCCTATATCGGTGCATCAACGCTCAGCCCTGTACATTGGCTCGGCCGCTATGGTCGACGAGTTGTAG
- the pckA gene encoding phosphoenolpyruvate carboxykinase (ATP) gives MVAQEIQPTSAFALDTPDEKALRFLKISDVKELNFQLPPAALVQHALRRNEGQLTDQGALMCATGQFTGRSPKDRYIVKDELTESRVDWGAVNIPFDAGQFDRLHRKMCHFLEYQKVYVRYAIAGADPRYALKLCILTTSAWQNLFCANMFLRPDEDELDDFEPDFTILAVPEFMAHPSEDGTRNANFAILNLSKRVVLIGGTGYAGEIKKSVFSALNFLLPAQGGLPMHCSANRGAEGDVAIFFGLSGTGKTTLSADPERGLIGDDEHGWSNQGVFNFEGGCYAKVIDLTREREPQIFDAIRYGSIVENTCFVRNSHTVDYTNTSITENTRTSYPIDFIDNAVVPSVGTHPKAIFFLTCDAFGVLPPISRLTPEQAMDYFVMGYTAKVAGTEMGVSEPQATFSACFGAAFMPLPPTVYARMLGDKIREHQTSVWLINTGWTGGSYGVGERMKLSYTRAMIRAALNHTLDKVAFEKHPVFGVQMPTSCPGVPETLLNPRQTWADPAAYDAKAEHLNSLFASKLASYSPAL, from the coding sequence ATGGTAGCCCAGGAAATACAGCCGACCTCTGCTTTCGCTCTCGACACGCCCGACGAAAAAGCGTTGCGTTTCCTCAAAATCAGTGATGTAAAGGAATTGAACTTTCAGTTGCCGCCCGCTGCGTTGGTACAGCATGCACTACGGCGTAACGAAGGGCAACTGACCGATCAGGGCGCGCTGATGTGCGCCACCGGGCAGTTTACCGGCCGCTCGCCCAAAGACCGGTATATCGTGAAAGACGAACTGACCGAGTCGCGGGTTGATTGGGGTGCCGTCAATATTCCGTTCGATGCGGGGCAGTTTGACCGGCTGCACCGCAAAATGTGCCATTTTCTGGAATACCAGAAAGTGTATGTGCGGTACGCTATTGCCGGTGCCGACCCTCGCTACGCCCTGAAACTGTGTATTCTGACGACTTCTGCCTGGCAGAATCTGTTTTGTGCCAACATGTTTCTGCGGCCCGATGAAGATGAATTAGACGATTTCGAACCCGATTTTACCATTTTGGCCGTGCCTGAGTTTATGGCGCACCCGTCCGAAGACGGTACCCGCAACGCCAACTTCGCTATTCTGAACCTGAGTAAGCGGGTAGTGCTCATTGGCGGAACGGGCTATGCCGGTGAAATCAAAAAAAGTGTGTTTTCGGCGCTGAACTTCCTGTTGCCTGCTCAGGGGGGACTGCCCATGCACTGCTCGGCCAATCGGGGAGCCGAGGGCGATGTGGCTATTTTCTTTGGACTCTCAGGCACAGGCAAAACCACGCTCTCGGCCGACCCCGAACGCGGGCTCATCGGCGATGATGAACACGGTTGGAGTAATCAGGGCGTGTTTAATTTCGAAGGGGGTTGTTACGCCAAAGTAATCGACCTCACCCGCGAACGCGAGCCGCAGATTTTCGACGCCATCCGCTACGGGTCTATCGTGGAAAATACATGTTTTGTGCGCAACAGCCACACAGTCGACTACACCAACACGTCGATCACTGAAAACACGCGTACATCATACCCCATTGACTTTATCGACAATGCTGTGGTGCCCTCGGTTGGTACGCACCCGAAGGCTATCTTCTTCCTCACCTGCGACGCCTTCGGGGTGTTGCCGCCTATTTCGCGGCTCACTCCCGAACAGGCTATGGATTACTTCGTGATGGGCTACACCGCCAAGGTAGCCGGTACCGAAATGGGTGTTTCTGAGCCGCAGGCTACGTTTTCGGCTTGTTTCGGGGCGGCCTTTATGCCGTTGCCCCCGACAGTGTATGCCCGAATGCTGGGCGATAAAATCCGGGAGCATCAGACAAGTGTGTGGCTCATTAATACCGGCTGGACGGGCGGCAGCTATGGCGTAGGCGAGCGCATGAAACTGAGCTATACCCGCGCCATGATCCGGGCGGCACTCAACCACACACTCGACAAGGTAGCTTTTGAAAAACACCCCGTGTTTGGTGTGCAGATGCCCACAAGCTGCCCCGGCGTACCCGAAACACTCCTCAATCCCCGCCAAACCTGGGCCGACCCGGCGGCTTATGACGCCAAAGCGGAGCATCTGAATAGCTTGTTTGCGAGTAAGTTGGCGTCGTACTCTCCAGCCCTGTAA
- a CDS encoding helix-turn-helix domain-containing protein: MASDREKVRLVFGLKVRQLRTELGLSTYDLAAQTGLSPSYLNEIEKGKKYPKTEKIFALAKALQTDYDSLVSLRVSKQLEPVVELFDSNILNELPLDLFGIEPGYFLEVMANAPAKLSALISTLIEIGRNYDLRVEQFYFSVLRTYQAMHDNYFEDLELEADLFLSEHPLPPNPADCPNWLFDLLTRTYGCTIQTYDTTDQPNLAALRSVYLPEKNTLLLNRQLSNEQRAFTLAREIGYRRLKATIRPLESSVLSARSFEEVFTNFRASYFARAVLIPRQRLIDELTELAGSATWSNNRLLDMMLPFAVTPEMFLLRMTNVLTSHFGLKELFFIRFNQNADGRYTLNKELHLSKLHTPHGTARDEHYCRRQVSVTILSELRQLQQSGAWNGQPICRAQQITFSTNGNTYFVFSIAKSSPPTTTNSSINIGFPLTPQLREVFRFLDDPAIPRTSVGETCQRCPIPDCAVRAAPPVELMRESQIRQTQATIEKLRFG; this comes from the coding sequence ATGGCATCAGATCGGGAAAAGGTACGTTTGGTATTTGGGTTAAAAGTAAGGCAGTTACGCACCGAACTCGGTTTGTCGACCTACGACCTGGCGGCCCAGACAGGGCTGTCGCCTTCGTACCTGAATGAAATCGAAAAAGGGAAGAAGTACCCGAAAACCGAAAAAATCTTCGCGCTGGCCAAAGCCTTACAAACCGATTACGACTCCCTGGTGTCGTTGCGGGTGAGCAAACAGCTGGAGCCGGTGGTGGAGCTGTTCGATTCGAACATTCTGAACGAACTCCCCCTCGACCTCTTCGGTATCGAGCCGGGGTATTTTCTGGAGGTGATGGCCAATGCCCCGGCCAAGCTGAGTGCCCTCATCAGTACGCTGATCGAAATTGGCCGTAATTACGATCTGCGGGTCGAGCAGTTTTACTTCTCGGTGCTGCGGACCTATCAGGCCATGCACGACAATTATTTCGAGGATCTGGAGCTGGAAGCCGACCTGTTTCTGAGTGAGCACCCACTCCCCCCCAACCCGGCCGACTGCCCCAATTGGCTCTTCGACCTGCTGACGCGTACCTACGGCTGCACCATCCAAACCTACGACACCACCGATCAGCCCAATCTGGCAGCTCTGCGCTCGGTTTACCTGCCCGAAAAAAATACCCTGTTACTCAACCGGCAGCTTTCCAACGAGCAGCGGGCCTTCACGCTGGCGCGCGAAATAGGCTACCGGCGGCTCAAGGCGACCATCCGCCCCCTCGAATCGTCAGTTTTGTCGGCCCGGTCGTTTGAGGAAGTGTTTACTAATTTCAGAGCCTCGTACTTTGCCCGCGCGGTGCTCATTCCCCGGCAGCGACTCATCGACGAGCTGACCGAACTGGCGGGTTCAGCCACCTGGAGCAACAACCGGCTCCTCGATATGATGCTGCCCTTTGCCGTGACGCCCGAAATGTTTCTGCTGCGCATGACCAATGTACTCACGAGTCATTTCGGGCTGAAAGAGCTGTTTTTTATCCGCTTCAACCAAAATGCCGATGGCCGGTACACGCTCAACAAAGAGCTGCATCTGAGTAAGTTACACACCCCCCACGGCACCGCCCGCGACGAGCATTACTGCCGTCGGCAGGTGTCGGTCACGATTTTGTCGGAGTTACGGCAATTACAGCAGTCCGGTGCCTGGAACGGGCAGCCAATCTGCCGGGCCCAGCAGATTACGTTTTCGACCAACGGTAACACGTATTTTGTTTTTTCGATTGCCAAGTCGTCGCCCCCAACAACTACCAACAGCAGCATCAATATCGGCTTTCCGTTGACGCCCCAACTGCGCGAGGTGTTCCGGTTTCTCGACGATCCGGCCATTCCACGTACGTCTGTGGGCGAAACCTGCCAACGGTGCCCGATCCCCGACTGCGCCGTACGGGCCGCCCCCCCGGTTGAACTGATGCGCGAAAGTCAGATTAGACAAACCCAGGCAACTATCGAAAAACTCCGATTCGGGTAA
- a CDS encoding ABC transporter ATP-binding protein — protein sequence MLEALSISKSFTADVRAVRRVSLQLQPGQIMGLVGASGSGKSTLLNVLAGLTDADAGEVRLNGERLKGPSEVLVAGHPDIRLVHQEYQLMPNVSVRENIAYTIRYYEKAYQAYRVDQLLRICRLEAVQDRTPKQISGGEKQRVAIARAVAEKPPVLLFDEPFAHLDLPNRTIVRAMLLDLVRHDPDHQTACLFVTHDATDALSIADTLGVMHQGQIIQMGTPRELYTSPRTAYVARMTGPANLVKAKYLPQLGLAADPNPERYACIRPERVRVGLPDGAEGVVKAVYYKGGFSEIEVAISRYVRLLANTTEPISEGDRVRLTLDPAAVVWVD from the coding sequence TTGCTCGAAGCCCTGTCTATCTCTAAATCCTTTACGGCCGATGTCCGGGCCGTTCGGCGCGTGTCGCTCCAGTTACAGCCGGGTCAGATTATGGGCCTGGTGGGGGCTAGCGGTTCGGGCAAAAGCACACTGCTCAATGTGCTGGCGGGCCTGACCGATGCCGACGCGGGCGAGGTACGCCTGAACGGCGAGCGGCTCAAAGGGCCATCGGAGGTACTGGTGGCCGGGCACCCCGACATCCGGCTGGTGCATCAGGAGTATCAGCTCATGCCCAATGTGTCGGTGCGTGAAAACATAGCCTACACCATCCGCTACTACGAAAAAGCGTACCAGGCCTACCGGGTGGATCAGCTGCTCCGAATCTGCCGGCTTGAGGCCGTACAGGACCGAACGCCCAAACAGATTTCGGGGGGCGAAAAACAACGGGTGGCCATTGCGCGGGCCGTGGCCGAGAAGCCGCCCGTGCTTTTGTTCGATGAGCCGTTTGCGCACCTCGACCTCCCCAACCGAACCATTGTGCGGGCCATGCTGCTCGATCTGGTGCGGCACGACCCCGATCACCAAACGGCCTGCCTGTTTGTGACACACGATGCCACCGATGCCCTGTCGATTGCCGACACCCTCGGGGTGATGCATCAGGGCCAGATTATCCAGATGGGGACGCCCCGCGAGCTGTACACGAGCCCCCGCACGGCCTACGTAGCCCGTATGACAGGCCCTGCCAATCTCGTCAAAGCGAAATACCTGCCGCAGCTGGGCCTTGCCGCCGACCCAAATCCTGAGCGCTACGCCTGTATCCGGCCCGAACGGGTCCGGGTGGGGCTCCCCGATGGCGCTGAGGGCGTGGTGAAGGCGGTGTATTACAAAGGTGGGTTCTCCGAAATTGAGGTGGCCATTTCCCGATACGTTCGGTTGCTGGCTAATACCACCGAGCCTATTTCCGAAGGTGACCGGGTTCGGCTTACCCTCGACCCCGCAGCCGTGGTGTGGGTCGATTGA
- a CDS encoding SusD/RagB family nutrient-binding outer membrane lipoprotein yields MKTIATPRLLMIALTTLAVGCTQNFEEINTSPVAPASVPAEYLLTQAQLSGITADGDNNWQVGSWIQQWASGSLSAPSQYLEDRDLYETNNWRNHYDLIKNLAQIRNRALKGQEDTPNGRTKLAIAKIYETFIWQRMTDFWGDIPYTQAGMPDDNLALLPRYDKQEDIYRSLISNLDGAVAQLNRNDVSFGAADIVYKGDIEKWRKFANVLKLRMGMRIRFADPALAQKTVTEALAGPVFVSNADNAAMPTNTLDGNALGYHPIIASYNSSKELNQMAAAFVDALQTRNDPRLPRIAEPTENSKKAGKPVYRGLGVALGGSVIINRDDYSYMNIAVFNDRKATFPYLFLTFSDLCFYRAEAALLGWAGLNPSQAEGFYQAGIRAAMQVQPYNIAETAIAEYIGRQGKLTGSDEEKLEQIMTQKWISLFMRNYEAYAEWRRTGYPRLTPGPNPGVTGGQIPRRGVYSSTERLRNATNYNEAASRLNRGDTYLSRVWWDKR; encoded by the coding sequence ATGAAAACGATAGCAACACCCCGCCTGCTGATGATCGCGCTGACGACGCTGGCAGTTGGTTGTACCCAAAATTTTGAGGAGATCAATACCTCGCCGGTCGCTCCGGCCAGTGTGCCGGCCGAATACCTGCTCACGCAGGCGCAACTCTCAGGCATCACGGCCGATGGCGACAACAACTGGCAGGTTGGTTCCTGGATTCAGCAGTGGGCCAGCGGCTCGCTCTCGGCCCCGTCGCAGTACCTCGAAGACCGCGACCTGTACGAAACCAACAACTGGCGTAACCATTACGACCTGATCAAGAACCTGGCTCAGATTCGGAACCGGGCGTTGAAAGGGCAGGAGGATACCCCCAACGGCCGTACCAAGCTGGCGATTGCCAAAATCTACGAAACATTTATCTGGCAGCGTATGACCGATTTCTGGGGGGACATTCCGTACACCCAGGCCGGTATGCCCGACGATAATCTGGCACTGTTGCCCAGGTACGACAAGCAGGAGGATATTTACCGCTCGCTCATCAGTAATCTGGATGGAGCCGTGGCCCAGCTGAACCGGAACGATGTGTCGTTTGGGGCCGCCGATATTGTCTACAAAGGCGACATTGAGAAGTGGCGAAAGTTTGCCAACGTGCTGAAGCTGCGTATGGGGATGCGGATACGCTTTGCCGACCCGGCCCTCGCCCAGAAAACCGTGACCGAAGCCCTGGCTGGACCTGTGTTTGTGAGCAACGCCGACAACGCAGCCATGCCCACCAACACGCTGGATGGCAACGCTCTGGGCTACCACCCGATCATTGCGAGCTATAACAGCAGTAAGGAGCTGAACCAGATGGCGGCAGCTTTTGTCGACGCCCTCCAGACCCGCAACGACCCGCGTTTACCCCGGATTGCCGAGCCAACCGAGAACTCCAAGAAAGCCGGTAAGCCTGTTTACCGGGGACTGGGTGTGGCTCTTGGCGGTAGTGTGATCATCAACCGCGACGATTATTCGTACATGAACATCGCCGTTTTCAACGACCGCAAAGCCACCTTCCCGTACCTGTTTCTGACGTTCTCGGACCTTTGCTTCTACCGGGCCGAAGCCGCCCTGCTTGGTTGGGCGGGCCTCAACCCGTCGCAGGCCGAAGGCTTTTATCAGGCCGGTATCCGGGCGGCTATGCAGGTGCAGCCCTACAACATTGCCGAAACAGCCATTGCCGAATACATCGGCCGGCAGGGTAAGCTGACCGGCTCCGACGAGGAGAAGCTGGAGCAGATCATGACCCAGAAATGGATAAGCCTGTTTATGCGGAACTACGAGGCCTATGCCGAGTGGCGCCGGACGGGCTACCCCCGGCTGACGCCCGGCCCGAATCCCGGCGTGACGGGTGGTCAGATTCCGCGCCGGGGTGTGTACTCAAGCACCGAGCGTCTGCGCAACGCAACCAACTACAACGAGGCCGCGAGCCGGTTGAACCGGGGCGATACGTACCTGAGCCGCGTTTGGTGGGATAAGCGATAG